In a genomic window of Halanaerobiales bacterium:
- the pstA gene encoding phosphate ABC transporter permease PstA: MDNKLQLRHIKQKIYFSVFGLTLLIALAALVLIIYFVFSKGIGVIDWEFISAMPQNGMTEGGIFPAILGSFYLVIGSIIFSVPLGVLAAIYMTEYASEGKIIRIIRIGVNNLAGVPSVVFGLFGLAVFVKFFNFGVSVLSGSLTLGIVILPTIIRASEEALMSVPDEYRKASLAMGATKWQTIKNVVLPAAMPGIFTGCILGIGRVAGETAPILFTAVTFYSRRLPDSIFDEVMALPFHIYALLKTGTSPEQQVPIAYGAAVILLLLVLGINLIAILLRIKYSKKMGSE, translated from the coding sequence CAGTTTTTGGGCTGACTCTATTAATAGCTCTTGCAGCTTTAGTTCTAATAATATATTTTGTATTTAGCAAGGGAATAGGAGTAATAGATTGGGAGTTTATATCTGCTATGCCGCAAAATGGTATGACTGAAGGTGGAATATTCCCGGCAATTCTAGGATCATTTTATCTTGTTATTGGATCAATAATATTTTCAGTTCCTTTAGGAGTATTAGCAGCAATTTATATGACTGAATATGCTAGTGAAGGTAAAATAATTAGGATTATAAGAATTGGTGTCAATAATTTAGCTGGTGTACCTTCAGTTGTATTTGGTCTTTTTGGGTTAGCAGTTTTTGTAAAGTTTTTTAATTTTGGGGTTTCAGTACTATCTGGATCGTTAACTTTAGGAATAGTCATTTTGCCAACAATCATTAGGGCTTCAGAAGAGGCATTAATGTCTGTTCCAGATGAATATAGAAAAGCTTCTTTAGCAATGGGAGCAACAAAGTGGCAGACAATAAAAAATGTAGTATTGCCTGCAGCTATGCCAGGAATTTTCACTGGTTGTATTTTGGGGATTGGAAGAGTAGCTGGAGAGACAGCACCTATATTATTTACTGCGGTTACTTTTTATTCAAGGCGCTTACCTGATTCAATATTTGATGAAGTAATGGCTTTACCCTTTCATATTTATGCTCTATTGAAAACAGGTACTTCCCCTGAACAACAGGTTCCAATAGCATATGGGGCGGCAGTAATTTTATTGTTATTAGTTCTTGGAATTAACTTAATTGCAATTTTGCTTCGAATTAAATATAGTAAAAAAATGGGTTCAGAATAA